Within the Leptospira stimsonii genome, the region AGAGAATTCAAAAGCTTTCCGAGGCTTCTTCCACATTTTTTAGAAGTTTCTTTATGAAAACTGTTGCCACATTCCTTCCCCTAAAGAGACTATATGAGATTGCGGGAAATTTCCCGATCTACTATAATATAAAAAATTACGCCTGGAAAGAAGCTCTTATGCCTGAGTTTGATTCGATTGATCTTATGAATTTTGCAGTCTACGGGAACGAACACGATCCCGAATGGGCCGATATAAGAAATTATATCAAGTCCAGCGCCTCCGCACAGAAAGAGTTGGAAGAATTAAGACGTTCCGTTCCTCAGAATGCCAGAAAGAGAAGGGATTCGATTCGTTCTCATGAGTTAGGTGATAATCGATCTTATGGACAGGATTCTTCTTCCGATCCGAGAAACGCAAATTCTCCGGAGGAAAAAAAGAAATGGTGGTCTATTTTTACGGGGGAATAAAATGACTTCCCTCATTGTATAATACGAGGGAGAAGATCATGGAAAAGGAAGCGCAGACATATTTAAGACTAAAGCAGTTTGTGGCTCCTTTCTTGGGTTTCGCCGTAAACATCAACGCATATGGAACGGAAAATATAGTCCAAGAGGGAAAAATCATTCTTGTGAGCAATCACAGATCGGATATGGACCCGTTCATTCTTTCTTATACGTTTCCACGTTATATTTCTTGGATCGCCGCAGACTATACTTTTCGAATTCCTATTTTTAAAGATTTAGCAAAACTCGCCGGCGGAATTCCGATGGCAATCGACGGCAAAATATCGATGGCGAGCATCAAGATGGTGCAACAAGTCTTTAAAAGAGACGGGGTTCTTGGCATTTTTCCCGAAGGTCATGATTACATGGTTAAGAATGATTTTTCGGGACCAATGGTAAAATTTCACGACGGCTTTGCCGCATTCTCGATTCGAAATAAAGTCGATATTCTTCCCTCCGTAATCGTTCCTATCGAAGAAAGTTATTCAGACATTCCGATTCCATCGTTAGTTCGTTCCTTTATGGGAATGCCGAAGGAAGTTTGTGATATCAAAAGAAGATCGATCTACAAAAAGGTCAAAGTTCTTTACGGACCAAAAATTGATCACAGGCCTTATTTGGAAGGAAAGTTGGAAGACAATCTTAAGAAACTTTCAACCGAAGTCCGCCTCAGAATGGAAGCACTGCAAAAAGCTGATGTCGCTTAAACAAAATCCTAAGAAGTTTAGAATATTCTAAACTTCTACTTCGCCTGAAAAAATTTCGCGTGCCGGACCGGTCATCAAAATGTGACCCGATTCTTGCCATTGGATTCGAAGGGTTCCGCCCCGAAGATCAATTTTTACGTCTTTTCCCGATCTTCCAGTAAGATTCCCAGCGACCATAACAGCACATGCTCCTGTCCCACAGGCCAAGGTTTCTCCCGCACCTCTTTCCCAAGTTCTCTGATAAAGATGATCTTTTCCACGAACGGTTACGAATTCGACGTTCACCCTTTTTGGAAAAATAGGATGGTGTTCTATCAATGGCCCGATCTCTCGAACCGGAAACTGATCGGAGTCATCGACAAAGATAACACAATGAGGATTGCCCATACTCACTGCGGTAAACTTTAAACGCTTACCTGCGATTTCCAGGGTTTGATCAATGATGGTTTCCTCGTTCTTCCAAAGAACCGGAATTTTTGAAGGAATCAAAATCGGTTTTCCCATATCCACGCTTACGAGATCCACTTTGTTGCCGGATCCGATTTTTAAATCCACTTCCAAAACGCCGGCGCCGGTTTCAATTTTTGGATTTTTAGAATTCGTTAGACCGTGATCGTAAATGTATTTCGCAACACAACGAATTCCATTGCCGCACATCTCGGAAGAACTTCCGTCCGAATTGTACATATCCATCATAAAATCGCCTTGTTTAGAATTTCGAATAAAGATGACTCCGTCGCTTCCGATCCCAAAGTTACGATCGGATAATTTCTGAATTTGTTCAGGTGTTAAGCGAACATCCGTCTGAGTAGCATCGATATAAACGTAATCGTTACCGATTCCTTCCATTTTTGTGAATTTAAGCGCGGCCACGGAAACTCCTGGTGATAAACTGAATTCTATCTTTTTTTTAGACTCCTTCCGGGGAAATTCAAAAACAAGAAAAAGCCCTCTACTTTTTTCTGGCTTTTCCGGCTTCACCCGGAGACATTGAAAATCCGGCCATTGGCCTGGGGGCTTTTTTGAATCAATCCTGTTATCTTTGCTCGAGCACTCAAAATTCTACCGTATTCATAGAGAATGGAATCGATATCGTTCGTTGTTCTCACTGCGGACATGTGTTCTCTACTTACGAACAAGAAGAACACTATGAAGGCTACTGGGACGATGATTCTTCATACGATCTCGGTTGGTGGGACAACGCTCACAGAGAAATCTACCAAGATTTTATCGATGAATTCTTAAAAGCTTCGACGGGGAAAATTTTGGACGTAGGTTGCGGACTAGGTTTTTTTGTGAAACGCATCGGCGCTCAAAGACCGGGTTGGCAAGCGACCGGTTACGAGATCTCCGAAAAAGCCGTGAAGTTTGCGAGAGATAAGAACGGACTCAAAAACGTCTTTCCTGGAATCGTTCAAAATTCTGGAATCGAAAAAGGATCGTTGGATATCATCACACTTTGGGACGTTATCGAACACATTCCTAAGCCTCATAGTCTATTAGAATATTTGCATTCACTTTTAAAACCCGGTGGAATTCTTTTTTTACAAACTCCGAACTTTCCCGTTCAATTGTTTAAGGCTCGTCTGAAAGTTCTTTTGAAAGGAATGAAACCGGATGGGCATTATCTGGAAGCGAAAGATCATATCAACGATTATACGGAAAAAACGATGAGGATGCTTTCTCGACAAACCGGTTTTAAGGAATGTAAATTTACGATCCTAAAGCCGATCGCTTCCGTTTCCGGAAGTCAAGGTGGAAACCTTGGAACGATTTTTAAGAAAACATATTATTACGCGACGAAGATAGTTTGGCTTCTCAGTTTTAAAAGTTTGAATTTCAACAATACGTTATTCGCCATATTAAAGAAATAATTTCAGAGCAACACGGAGATCGTTCGTCTCTAAATAAGAATATTCGTTTTGTTTGGGAACGTTCTCTAAAACGATTCTCCTTTCTTCCAAGTCGGTTTGTTTTTTAGAAAACACCGATTTTAGATGAATCGCTGGAATTCCGTAACGAAGGGCACCTTCCACGTCGTCCTTTAGAGAATCTCCGATCATAGAAACCGGAGTTTCTCCTTTTACGAGTTCTCTTGCCTTTGTAAAAAATTTTTCCGAAGGTTTTTCCTTTCCAACCTCTTCCGAACTCAGAACTAAATACTTTAATTTTTTAGAAAGTAGTGTGTTCATCTTTATCAATTGTGTTCTCAAGTTCTCGTTCGTACAAAAAAGAATCTTTTGTTTTTGAGAGATTTGTTCCAAGAGAGAAAATGTTTCTTTGTATTCTTTCTCGTAATTTTTTTTGAAAGTTTGAATTCCAATTTGGAAAAAAATGAAATAGTCTTTTTCCAATTTTAGAATCCACTTTGGATTCAGTGTTCCCCATTTCTCAAGACACATCTTTTTAAAATAGATCAATCGAAGTCGATTGGATGGAGAATCCGGAAGTTCCAACTTAACTTCTTTGCGAGCAACGTCATAGAGTTGAGAAAATTCTTTCGTAGAAGTAAGGCCGTATTCTTTTGCTCTTTTTGTAAGTTCTTGTATCGAGAATTCGTAAATAGCGACGGAATCTAAGAGCGTATTATCAAAATCTAAAAAAAGTGCCATTCCTTGCAAAAGAATCTTTCCGATATCGAAGGCAATTCTTTTCCTTCATTTTTCCTTGCGCGAATTTAGATTCCCACGAATCTTCTTATCAAGCATGACGGAAAAACCAGAATTCATTTCACGAAGATCGTTTCTTGCGATTTTAGGTCTTTGTATTTCCGCTTTGATCGGCGGCCTTTCTTTTCTAAAATTCAGACGCGGAATCTCTGGGAAAATTCTTGGACCGAATCGAGAGATCGGGCATAGAATTCGCGAGAACTCAAAATCCGAACTTAGCTCCAATACAAATCGAAAGGTTTCGGAAAAAGTAAAAGTCCTGATTCTTGGAAGTGGAGTTTCCGGCTTGAGCGCGGGCTACTATCTTCAGAAGGCGGGTTTTTCCGAATTTCAAATTTTAGAATTAGAAGAATACGCCGGCGGAAATTCGAGATCCGGTCAAAATCGAATCGGTCCGTTTCCTTGGGGAGCTCATTATCTTCCACAACCCGGAGAAGAAGCCGTTCTTGTTCGAAAATTCTTGGAAGAAAATAAGATCATCGTCGGAAAGGATCATCGAGGCAAACCCGTTTATGACGAACGATTTCTTTGTTTTGACCCGGAAGAAAGAATCTTCTACCAGGGAAGATGGAACGAGGGTTTATATCCAGGAGGAAATTCCCAATCTCCTGCCGGTATAGAAGAACAAAAATTTAAAAAGTGGATCCAAACTTGGAGACTCAAAATTGGACGAGACGGTAAAAAGGCGTTCTCTATTCCGATCGATCTTTCTTCTCAAGATCCTGAAATTCTGAAATTAGATAACATTCCTTTTTTCGAATATATCAAAGAACAAGGATTTCGATCCAAAGAACTTTTTTGGTTTTTGGATTATTCCGTTCGAGACGATTTCGGCGGTTCGATGGATACAGTTTCCGCTTGGATCGGGCTTCATTACTTTTGTTCCCGCCCAGTCGATGAAAACGGCGAAGATCTGACTCTTCTTACTTGGCCACAGGGAAACGGGTTTTTAGTCGAGAAGCTCAGAGCTCCGATTCTTCCTAAAATTCGAACAGGAACCCTTGTCGAAAAGGTGACAAATTCAAATTCCAAAAATTCGCGTTTTGAAGTTCAAATCTATTCGGTCGAAACGAAAGAACAAAAAATCATTCCTTGCGATTCGATCGTCTATGCGCTTCCCTCCTTCACGCGCAAATATGTTCTCGGAGAAAAAAACGGCATCGCGGAAGGACTTACCTATTCTCCTTGGTTGGTCGCCAATCTCTCCGTGGATCAAGTGCCGACCGGAAAAGGAATTCCTCCGTGTTGGGATAACGTAATCTACCAAAGTCCCTCCCTGGGTTATATCGTTTCCACACATCAGGATCTGCGGGCGGGAAGAGAAGAATCCGTTCTCACCTACTATCAGGCGTTCGGTGATAAGGATACCGTTTCCATACGCAAGAAGATGATGAGAACCTCTTGGTCGGATTGGAAGAATGCGATTTTATTCGATCTCAAAAAGGCACATCCCGATATTGAAAGAAGAATCCGGAACATCGACATCATGACCTATGCGCACGCGATGATCCGGCCGACGCCCGGTTTGATTTGGGGAGGAAAGCGCGAACGTCTTGCGATATCTTATCCTCATCTTCATTTTGCTCATTCCGATTTAAGCGGAATTTCCATCTTTGAAGAGGCGTTGGTTCGCGGTAACAACGCGGCGATGAGAATTTTAGGAGAGCAAAAAATATGAAGTCTAAGGGCTGGATCTTCAATCCTGCAGTGGACTTGTCGTTTATCATTTTACCAGGAATTCTTTCCGTATTTTTTTTATTCATATTAAATAAATTGAATATACTTCCATCGGAAATCAATCCCTGGACTTGGTTCTTCGCGGTACTTTTGATAGACGTGGCTCACGTTTATTCCACTTTGTTTCGATCCTACTTTAATGAAGAAGAATGGAGAGAAAAAAAAACTCTTCTCATAACAGTTCCGATCGTTTGTTTTCTCTTTTCGGTATTCCTCTACTCTTTTGGTTCGATTTGGTTTTGGAGAATTATGGCTTATGTTGCCGTCTTTCATTTCATTCGTCAGCAATTCGGATTCTTAGCTCTTTATAGAAAGAAAACCGAGTCGATTCAAATTCCGTTCGTTCTGGACAAACTTACGATCTATTTGATGGGAGGAATTCCGATTCTATACTGGCACTTAACGGATCAAAAAAGGGAATTCTCTTGGTTTATGGACGGAGACTTTTTGGTTTATCCGATTCCTACTTTTGCAAGCGCCTTACTCTGGTTACAGCAGATTTGGTTGGGGTTGTATTTAGCGATTCACATCATTTACTTTTTCAAATATCGATCGTTTCCTTTTGGAAAAATTCTGTTAGTTATCAATACTTGGTGTGTTTGGTTTTTCGGAATCGTTTATTTCAATTCCGATTTTTCTTTTACAATCACGAATGTAATCAACCACGGAATCCCTTATATTTTTTTACTCTTCTACTATGTGATTCAAAATCCAAACGAAATAATAGGGGAAGTCTTTAAATCCAAGGCTTGGATTACGGTTCTCATCTGTTTTTTAGGCGTTCTATTCTTATTTTCCTTTGTTGAAGAATGGGCGTGGGACAGTTTTATTTGGAAAGATCATTATCAAATCTTTCAAAACGCGAGCTTTTATTCTCTTGAGCTTCCGGAATTTGCGACTGCTCTTTTGGCATCGGTGCTCTTTTTACCACAATTTACCCATTATGTTCTTGATGCTTATCTTTGGAAGATAGGAAAGCCGAATCCTCGGTTATTTCACTTTTTTGGAATCACGGAAAAATAGGTGAAACGCGCTTTCCATTGAAATTCTATCACATTCAGATCTGGTTTTCGTTTTTAAATAGACAATCCAGGTTTTCCTTCCATAATGACGAAAAAGTTTAAACAGGAATTGATCCATGATTATCGTTGAAGGAATCGACTATTTCTTAATACCTGCGGAGAATCCGGAAGCCTCTGCGAAGTTTTATTCTGATATATTCGATTTTGAATCGGTAGATGAAAAATCGGGTGAATATGTTGTCATGGGACTTGATTCGATCAACATTAAACTTCAGAAAATTTCGGGTTTTAAAAACTCTCTCGGCGAGAGTAAAATTCCGGTTCTGAGTTTTGTTTTGGACGTCGATGATTTCACGGAAGCTATCGCCGAATTGGAAGAAAACAAAATCTCCATCGTTCGTGGACCGGAAACGAATCGTGCGGGAGAATTCCTTCACTTTCTCGATCCATCCGGGAATGTTTTAGAAATCAGTTATAAAGATTAATTTTTTAGTAACGAAGTTTGTACACAAAAAAGCCTCTCTTTGAGAGGCTTTTTTATTCTCTAAGGAGCGAAACCATTTCCTCCTGGTTTAGCCTACCTTATCGATGAAAGTACCCTTTACCTTGTAGAAATCCCCGTTTTGACCTGCTTCAACTGCAAAGGCCCTCTTATCTGAAACGTTAGCCTGCTTATTTTCATACGGCTCGACGCGAACCATCCCGTCTTCTTTTGGGATTTTTCTTGTATCTTTGACTCCTTTTTCCGGAAGCCCAAGCTGAACTGAGGAAACTACCTTCATGATACAACTCCTATTCGAACTTTAACAGATCTCGCAAAAAAACCAAACATTTTTTATTGAAAGCTGATTTTACAACTTCCTTTTGCGGAGGTAATAAAGTACTGAACAGCGTAATTGTCGCTGAAATTGATCGTTGGATTGTAAACCGGAGCGGCTATAGTTCCATTATCAATCGCTACACAGCTGGTCGTGAAATATTTCACCGCAACTAAGTTATCACATTCTAAAGCCAAAATGGTGCCGCCCGTTTCCCTTAAGTTCGAGCGAAAGGCCTTTGTCCCGAAATCCGCCGTAAATTTAACGGTCGAAGAATCCGGATAGTTGATCGCAGTTTCGTCCCCATAGATATTGCTGTAGGCCTTATAACAATCCACATAAAATCGACGTGC harbors:
- a CDS encoding lysophospholipid acyltransferase family protein — translated: MEKEAQTYLRLKQFVAPFLGFAVNINAYGTENIVQEGKIILVSNHRSDMDPFILSYTFPRYISWIAADYTFRIPIFKDLAKLAGGIPMAIDGKISMASIKMVQQVFKRDGVLGIFPEGHDYMVKNDFSGPMVKFHDGFAAFSIRNKVDILPSVIVPIEESYSDIPIPSLVRSFMGMPKEVCDIKRRSIYKKVKVLYGPKIDHRPYLEGKLEDNLKKLSTEVRLRMEALQKADVA
- the dapF gene encoding diaminopimelate epimerase — encoded protein: MAALKFTKMEGIGNDYVYIDATQTDVRLTPEQIQKLSDRNFGIGSDGVIFIRNSKQGDFMMDMYNSDGSSSEMCGNGIRCVAKYIYDHGLTNSKNPKIETGAGVLEVDLKIGSGNKVDLVSVDMGKPILIPSKIPVLWKNEETIIDQTLEIAGKRLKFTAVSMGNPHCVIFVDDSDQFPVREIGPLIEHHPIFPKRVNVEFVTVRGKDHLYQRTWERGAGETLACGTGACAVMVAGNLTGRSGKDVKIDLRGGTLRIQWQESGHILMTGPAREIFSGEVEV
- a CDS encoding class I SAM-dependent methyltransferase yields the protein MNQSCYLCSSTQNSTVFIENGIDIVRCSHCGHVFSTYEQEEHYEGYWDDDSSYDLGWWDNAHREIYQDFIDEFLKASTGKILDVGCGLGFFVKRIGAQRPGWQATGYEISEKAVKFARDKNGLKNVFPGIVQNSGIEKGSLDIITLWDVIEHIPKPHSLLEYLHSLLKPGGILFLQTPNFPVQLFKARLKVLLKGMKPDGHYLEAKDHINDYTEKTMRMLSRQTGFKECKFTILKPIASVSGSQGGNLGTIFKKTYYYATKIVWLLSFKSLNFNNTLFAILKK
- a CDS encoding HAD family hydrolase, producing the protein MALFLDFDNTLLDSVAIYEFSIQELTKRAKEYGLTSTKEFSQLYDVARKEVKLELPDSPSNRLRLIYFKKMCLEKWGTLNPKWILKLEKDYFIFFQIGIQTFKKNYEKEYKETFSLLEQISQKQKILFCTNENLRTQLIKMNTLLSKKLKYLVLSSEEVGKEKPSEKFFTKARELVKGETPVSMIGDSLKDDVEGALRYGIPAIHLKSVFSKKQTDLEERRIVLENVPKQNEYSYLETNDLRVALKLFL
- a CDS encoding NAD(P)-binding protein encodes the protein MTEKPEFISRRSFLAILGLCISALIGGLSFLKFRRGISGKILGPNREIGHRIRENSKSELSSNTNRKVSEKVKVLILGSGVSGLSAGYYLQKAGFSEFQILELEEYAGGNSRSGQNRIGPFPWGAHYLPQPGEEAVLVRKFLEENKIIVGKDHRGKPVYDERFLCFDPEERIFYQGRWNEGLYPGGNSQSPAGIEEQKFKKWIQTWRLKIGRDGKKAFSIPIDLSSQDPEILKLDNIPFFEYIKEQGFRSKELFWFLDYSVRDDFGGSMDTVSAWIGLHYFCSRPVDENGEDLTLLTWPQGNGFLVEKLRAPILPKIRTGTLVEKVTNSNSKNSRFEVQIYSVETKEQKIIPCDSIVYALPSFTRKYVLGEKNGIAEGLTYSPWLVANLSVDQVPTGKGIPPCWDNVIYQSPSLGYIVSTHQDLRAGREESVLTYYQAFGDKDTVSIRKKMMRTSWSDWKNAILFDLKKAHPDIERRIRNIDIMTYAHAMIRPTPGLIWGGKRERLAISYPHLHFAHSDLSGISIFEEALVRGNNAAMRILGEQKI
- a CDS encoding VOC family protein, producing the protein MIIVEGIDYFLIPAENPEASAKFYSDIFDFESVDEKSGEYVVMGLDSINIKLQKISGFKNSLGESKIPVLSFVLDVDDFTEAIAELEENKISIVRGPETNRAGEFLHFLDPSGNVLEISYKD